From the Streptomyces syringium genome, one window contains:
- a CDS encoding wax ester/triacylglycerol synthase domain-containing protein, which translates to MLLSATASAPARVPYRPADAHYLTVTGGLPPMVGCLLTIADRPPDVAELREGLAPRIERVTALSRHWPVPFRSAREFEHVGCPQLLHHVRQATVDRLADWPGLLERLWARPLPAERRPPWDLWLVRSPEDGSRYALLFRVHHALLDGVATTRVVTELLGLRPPDAASPSESPAPRSARPSAADVSATAATGAAADVLRGYRTPLTWPPPDDRPGRAPRFGFARLPLSLLRAVGRPAGATVNDVYLAGWAGALRSWQQIRAGSGSAADRRPEDLPVRMPVSTRHLGPPSPVIGNRVISERVVLPCAEPDPGRRLRAVARQTALLRPDHRRVAAQAAYDRLSFPLASWIARRSLRPQRGVMSASNVRMSAGPLSFRGAPVLHAVALGPIAPGHHCYSMFTGYHDTAYLYLAHTDRLPHAERLPALWLRAVHELHDASCR; encoded by the coding sequence GTGCTGCTGTCCGCTACCGCCTCCGCGCCGGCCCGCGTGCCGTACCGCCCGGCCGACGCGCACTACCTCACGGTGACGGGCGGCCTGCCACCCATGGTCGGCTGCCTCCTCACCATCGCCGACCGGCCGCCGGACGTGGCGGAGCTCCGTGAGGGGCTCGCTCCCCGGATCGAGCGCGTCACGGCCTTGTCACGGCACTGGCCGGTCCCCTTTCGCAGCGCGCGGGAGTTCGAGCACGTCGGCTGCCCGCAGTTGCTCCACCACGTACGGCAGGCGACGGTGGACCGGCTCGCCGACTGGCCGGGACTGCTGGAGCGCCTGTGGGCACGGCCGCTGCCCGCCGAGCGCCGGCCGCCGTGGGACCTGTGGCTGGTCCGGAGCCCGGAGGACGGCTCGCGCTACGCGTTGCTCTTCCGGGTCCACCACGCTCTCCTGGACGGCGTCGCGACCACTCGGGTGGTCACGGAGCTGCTCGGGCTGCGGCCGCCGGACGCCGCATCCCCCTCGGAGAGCCCGGCACCCCGGTCCGCACGACCGTCCGCGGCGGATGTCTCCGCGACGGCCGCCACCGGCGCCGCCGCCGATGTGCTCCGCGGGTACCGCACCCCCCTCACGTGGCCGCCCCCCGACGACCGGCCCGGACGGGCACCCCGCTTCGGCTTCGCCCGGCTGCCGCTGTCCCTGCTGCGCGCGGTCGGGCGCCCGGCGGGCGCCACGGTCAACGACGTCTACCTCGCCGGATGGGCCGGAGCCCTGCGGTCCTGGCAGCAGATCCGAGCCGGGTCCGGATCGGCGGCGGACCGCCGGCCGGAGGACCTGCCCGTACGGATGCCGGTGTCCACCCGGCACCTCGGACCGCCGTCGCCGGTCATCGGCAACCGGGTCATCTCGGAACGGGTGGTACTGCCCTGCGCCGAGCCGGACCCCGGCCGGCGGTTGCGTGCCGTGGCGCGGCAGACCGCGCTCCTGCGTCCCGACCACCGGCGCGTCGCCGCCCAAGCGGCGTACGACCGGCTCTCGTTCCCCCTCGCCTCCTGGATCGCCCGTCGCAGCCTGCGCCCGCAGCGCGGGGTGATGTCCGCGAGCAACGTACGGATGAGCGCCGGCCCGCTGTCCTTCCGGGGCGCGCCGGTGCTCCACGCGGTGGCGCTCGGGCCCATCGCGCCTGGCCATCACTGCTACAGCATGTTCACCGGCTACCACGACACGGCCTACCTCTACCTCGCCCACACCGACCGGCTTCCGCACGCCGAACGGCTGCCGGCCCTCTGGCTCCGGGCGGTGCACGAACTGCACGACGCTTCCTGCCGCTGA
- a CDS encoding GNAT family N-acetyltransferase: protein MPSLQRLRADHAPALLAFEQENRAYFAASVPDRGDDYFTHFTARHSSLLAEQDAGLIHFHVLVDDSGEVLGRINLVDVADGSAELGYRIAEKAAGRGLATSAVLQACALAATAYGLTTLRAATTLDNAGSRAVLARTGFVPTGEVLLGGHPGISYTRDLGEVRQGVAGQSRAHAQWAPPQAGPTGRSRDGQVR, encoded by the coding sequence ATGCCTTCACTCCAGCGCCTTCGCGCGGACCACGCCCCGGCCCTGCTCGCCTTCGAGCAGGAGAACCGGGCCTATTTCGCCGCCTCGGTCCCGGACCGTGGTGACGACTACTTCACTCACTTCACCGCACGGCACAGCAGTCTGCTCGCGGAGCAGGACGCCGGACTGATCCACTTCCATGTGCTGGTGGACGACAGCGGGGAGGTGCTGGGGCGGATCAATCTGGTCGATGTGGCGGACGGTTCCGCCGAACTCGGGTACCGGATCGCCGAGAAGGCCGCCGGTCGAGGTCTGGCCACGTCCGCCGTCCTGCAGGCATGCGCCCTGGCCGCCACCGCGTACGGTCTGACCACACTGCGGGCCGCCACGACGCTCGACAACGCCGGCTCACGCGCCGTACTGGCCCGCACCGGGTTCGTGCCCACCGGCGAGGTCCTGCTCGGCGGCCACCCGGGGATCTCCTACACCCGGGACCTCGGCGAGGTCCGCCAGGGGGTCGCCGGACAGTCGCGCGCCCACGCACAGTGGGCCCCGCCGCAAGCGGGGCCCACAGGCAGGAGTCGGGACGGTCAGGTGCGGTAG
- a CDS encoding saccharopine dehydrogenase family protein, translating into MNRQSRPQRPYDIVLFGATGFVGELTAEYLLAHAPRGLRWALAGRSRAKLERLRDRLAAIDPARAAEVALVTADAGDPAAMRALAESAHVVASTVGPYIRYGRELVAACAEAGTDYTDLTGEPEFVDLMAVRHDARARETGARIVHACGFDSMPHDLLAYFTVQQLPEGVPLTVDGFVRASGIISGGTLTTALTIAARGRQAKAAARGRRRHEAKSARRRVRAPLGAPRFSKETGTWALPLPTLDPRIVCRSAAALERYGPDFRYRHYASVKTLPVALAGPVGVGALAAAAQVPAVRTWLTGRYEPGRGPSPQQRARAWFQVRAVGEGGGRRVFTEVSGGDPGYGETAKMLAEASLCLALDELPATSGQVTTATAMGDALIERLRAAGIPFRVCHTADVPR; encoded by the coding sequence ATGAACAGGCAGTCCCGTCCGCAACGGCCCTATGACATCGTCCTCTTCGGGGCGACCGGGTTCGTCGGGGAGCTCACCGCCGAGTACCTGCTGGCGCACGCACCGCGCGGCCTGCGGTGGGCGCTCGCCGGGCGCAGCCGGGCGAAGCTGGAGCGGCTGCGCGACCGGCTGGCCGCGATCGACCCGGCGCGTGCCGCCGAGGTGGCGCTGGTGACCGCGGACGCGGGCGACCCGGCCGCGATGCGGGCGCTCGCCGAGTCCGCCCACGTCGTCGCCTCGACCGTCGGCCCGTACATCCGGTACGGCCGGGAACTGGTGGCCGCGTGCGCGGAAGCCGGCACCGACTACACGGACCTCACCGGCGAGCCGGAGTTCGTGGACCTCATGGCGGTGCGCCACGACGCGCGGGCCCGGGAGACCGGCGCGCGGATCGTGCACGCCTGCGGCTTCGACTCGATGCCGCACGACCTCCTTGCGTACTTCACCGTCCAGCAGCTGCCGGAGGGAGTGCCGCTGACGGTCGACGGATTCGTCCGGGCGTCGGGGATCATCTCCGGCGGGACACTGACGACGGCCCTCACGATCGCCGCACGGGGGCGCCAGGCGAAGGCCGCGGCCCGGGGGCGCCGCCGGCACGAGGCGAAGTCGGCCCGGCGCCGGGTGCGGGCTCCGCTGGGTGCGCCGCGATTCAGCAAGGAGACGGGCACGTGGGCGCTGCCGCTGCCCACCCTCGACCCCCGGATCGTATGCCGGTCGGCCGCCGCGCTGGAGCGCTACGGCCCCGATTTCCGCTATCGCCACTATGCGTCCGTCAAGACGCTGCCCGTGGCCCTGGCCGGGCCGGTCGGCGTGGGCGCGCTGGCCGCCGCGGCACAGGTGCCTGCCGTCCGGACCTGGCTGACGGGCCGTTACGAGCCGGGGAGAGGCCCGAGCCCGCAGCAGCGGGCCCGCGCCTGGTTCCAGGTGCGGGCCGTCGGCGAAGGGGGCGGCCGACGGGTGTTCACCGAGGTCTCGGGCGGCGACCCGGGCTACGGGGAGACCGCGAAGATGCTGGCCGAGGCGTCGCTGTGTCTCGCCCTGGACGAACTGCCCGCAACCTCGGGGCAGGTCACGACGGCCACGGCCATGGGCGACGCGCTGATCGAGCGGCTGCGGGCCGCCGGCATCCCGTTCCGCGTGTGCCACACGGCTGACGTCCCCCGGTGA
- a CDS encoding GAF domain-containing sensor histidine kinase, producing MREEAVVRERRVVLAYGACAVTLVSVTAWVVLALARLDDAGLAPYIKVRGPEVLAVVGFVLLGTFLTAHRSRSGLGPLMITAGASSTVSATARLWASDAGVGGGVGQALAAASTVCIALFIFALYLFPLYLPDGSLPRHWLLRPYAVVLAVWSVVQSYGEYVTLGADYGLPGPLDDDGWSRLRTLPAAHVPAVYPMSLFLLINVTVMTVRWRHSPGRRQVVALLAYLVWLGDVYVIRSDVLRGGWWYVTYIGAAAWLIAAAYAFSRDRSAHLDRATRRVLSAFVLGTALIVGCTAVVLLLSRTLPGGLSGGALVMGAAGLVTGGLLYPTARWAVRCVDRFYYGERARPYHVVRELAERLSQAVGPGEAPRLLCDAVVAGLRMPGAKVRVETRGGSRVLAAAGEPGPGGTGFPLVYEGGVVGSLDVTPRPGDRVPDRQDHEVLRFLADQMAPAIASLRLYEDLRAAREQMVVAREDARRRLRRNLHDGLGPALSGVRLQVDTARYAVPDGSAAATSLVTASEGIGQAISELRRIADGLTPAALDRLGLSRALRELADRLAGRLRVGVEFTPDPLPPLPAAVEVAVYLIGGEALNNVVRHSGAATATVTVRVVPDRVTVEVSDDGQGLPDHRTGGGVGLRSIRERAAELGGHFRIANGARGGAVLHASFPPVAGPFPDRTGSG from the coding sequence GTGCGCGAAGAGGCCGTGGTGCGCGAGCGGAGAGTCGTCCTGGCCTACGGGGCGTGCGCGGTCACGCTGGTGTCCGTCACCGCGTGGGTCGTTCTCGCCCTCGCCCGTCTGGACGACGCGGGGCTGGCCCCCTACATCAAGGTCCGTGGGCCCGAGGTGCTGGCCGTCGTCGGGTTCGTCCTGCTCGGGACCTTCCTGACGGCTCACCGGTCCCGCAGCGGCCTCGGCCCGCTGATGATCACGGCCGGGGCGTCGAGCACCGTGTCGGCGACGGCCCGGCTCTGGGCGTCCGATGCCGGTGTCGGAGGCGGCGTCGGCCAGGCGTTGGCCGCCGCCTCGACGGTCTGCATCGCCCTGTTCATCTTCGCCCTGTACCTGTTCCCGCTGTACCTGCCCGACGGCAGCCTGCCCCGCCACTGGCTGCTCCGGCCCTACGCGGTGGTCCTCGCCGTATGGAGCGTGGTGCAGTCGTACGGCGAGTACGTCACACTGGGCGCCGACTACGGGCTCCCCGGCCCGCTGGACGACGACGGCTGGAGCCGGCTGCGGACGCTGCCGGCCGCGCATGTCCCGGCCGTGTACCCGATGTCGCTCTTCCTGCTGATCAATGTGACGGTCATGACGGTGCGCTGGCGGCACTCCCCCGGCCGACGGCAGGTCGTGGCTCTCCTGGCCTATCTGGTGTGGCTCGGCGACGTCTACGTCATCCGGTCCGATGTCCTGCGGGGCGGCTGGTGGTACGTCACCTACATCGGAGCCGCCGCGTGGCTGATCGCGGCGGCGTACGCCTTCAGCCGTGACCGCTCCGCCCACCTCGACCGGGCGACCCGCCGGGTCTTGTCCGCCTTCGTCCTCGGCACCGCGCTGATCGTCGGCTGTACGGCCGTGGTGCTGCTGCTCTCCCGTACCCTCCCGGGCGGACTGAGCGGCGGAGCCCTGGTGATGGGAGCGGCCGGGCTGGTGACCGGCGGTCTGCTCTACCCCACCGCGCGCTGGGCCGTGCGGTGCGTGGACCGCTTCTACTACGGCGAGCGCGCCCGCCCATACCACGTCGTACGGGAACTGGCCGAGCGTCTCAGCCAGGCCGTCGGCCCTGGCGAGGCCCCGCGTCTGCTGTGCGATGCCGTCGTGGCCGGGTTGCGCATGCCCGGCGCGAAGGTCCGGGTCGAGACGCGCGGCGGCTCCCGTGTGCTGGCCGCCGCGGGGGAGCCCGGGCCGGGCGGCACCGGGTTTCCTCTGGTGTACGAGGGCGGTGTCGTCGGCAGTCTGGACGTCACGCCCAGGCCGGGCGACCGGGTGCCGGATCGTCAGGACCACGAGGTGCTGCGGTTCCTGGCCGATCAGATGGCGCCCGCGATCGCGTCACTGCGGTTGTACGAAGACCTGCGCGCCGCCCGGGAACAGATGGTGGTGGCCCGCGAGGACGCCCGCCGCAGGCTGCGGCGCAATCTCCACGACGGCCTGGGGCCGGCGCTGTCGGGGGTGCGGCTGCAGGTCGACACCGCGCGGTACGCGGTGCCGGACGGCTCCGCCGCCGCCACGTCCCTGGTTACCGCGTCGGAGGGCATCGGACAGGCCATCTCCGAGCTGCGCCGCATCGCCGACGGCCTCACCCCGGCGGCCCTGGACCGGCTCGGGCTGAGCCGGGCGCTGCGGGAGCTGGCCGACCGGCTCGCCGGACGGCTCCGGGTGGGCGTGGAGTTCACGCCCGACCCGTTGCCGCCGCTGCCGGCGGCCGTGGAGGTGGCGGTGTACCTGATCGGCGGCGAGGCGCTGAACAATGTCGTACGGCACTCCGGCGCGGCCACGGCCACGGTGACGGTGCGTGTGGTGCCGGACCGCGTCACCGTCGAGGTCAGCGACGACGGACAGGGACTCCCGGACCACCGCACCGGCGGCGGGGTCGGTCTGCGGTCCATACGGGAACGGGCGGCGGAGCTGGGCGGGCACTTCCGCATCGCCAACGGCGCCCGCGGCGGAGCGGTGCTGCACGCGTCGTTCCCACCGGTGGCCGGCCCCTTCCCGGACCGGACCGGTTCCGGGTAG
- a CDS encoding PRC-barrel domain-containing protein, translating into MNTLMLASELTKRPVVTLGGEAVAQIKDTVFDGPAGQITGFTLNGRGLLSGPLKQSLPWSAVHALGRHAVMILGREVLAEPAAVVASGEAAGGGVLGVRVLTDEGTDAGTVLDVVVEADGRVAGFQVAAIEPPEHRRRTVFIPRGEGVAVSGQALIVPAEACRFVADDLPSFTAQVEIFRARQAARRTRTGPEGMERTW; encoded by the coding sequence GTGAACACCCTGATGCTCGCCTCCGAGTTGACCAAACGACCGGTGGTCACCCTGGGCGGGGAGGCCGTCGCGCAGATCAAGGACACCGTCTTCGACGGCCCGGCCGGGCAGATCACCGGCTTCACCCTCAACGGCCGGGGACTGCTGTCCGGCCCCCTCAAGCAGAGCCTGCCCTGGTCCGCCGTGCACGCGCTGGGCCGTCACGCCGTGATGATCCTCGGCCGGGAGGTGCTGGCCGAGCCCGCGGCGGTCGTCGCCTCCGGCGAGGCGGCGGGCGGCGGGGTCCTCGGGGTGAGGGTGCTGACGGACGAGGGCACCGACGCGGGCACCGTGCTCGACGTGGTCGTCGAGGCCGACGGCCGGGTGGCGGGGTTCCAGGTCGCCGCCATCGAGCCGCCCGAACACCGCAGGCGTACCGTCTTCATCCCCCGGGGTGAGGGCGTGGCCGTCTCGGGCCAGGCCCTGATCGTCCCCGCCGAGGCCTGCCGTTTCGTGGCCGACGACCTGCCGAGCTTCACCGCCCAGGTCGAGATCTTCCGCGCCCGGCAGGCCGCCCGGCGGACCCGGACCGGACCGGAAGGGATGGAACGCACATGGTGA
- a CDS encoding family 2B encapsulin nanocompartment shell protein, whose protein sequence is MSTAAHRQQPEQPAPREGRAQLSLGIAAARNLATTTKSVPQTQGISSRWLLRMLPWVEVKGGTYRVNRRLVYEVGDGRVTFVQDGATVRVVPAELGELPLLRGFHDDGALRALAERCRQQEYAPGQVIAERGEAVDHVYLIARGKVEKVGTGAHGEETRSGVLADGGFFGAQTVAEEPGAWEFTARAMTACTVLALPRAAYEEVAGRNERLRAHVRRREAEKARPRNRKGEADIALASGHAGEPVLPGTFVDYELAPREYELSVAQTILRVHSRVADLYNDPMDQVEQQLRLTIEALRERQESELVNNPDFGLLHNADHSQRISTHSGPPTPDDMDELLSMRRGTKAFFAHPRAVSALARECNKRGLSFDSADVGGHPVPAWRGVPILPCGKIPVSDAGTSAILAMRLGEAEQGVIGLRQTGIPDEYEPGLNVRFMGINDQALISYLVSTYYSAAVLVPDAVGVLENVEVFHTPS, encoded by the coding sequence ATGTCGACCGCAGCGCACCGGCAGCAGCCGGAGCAGCCCGCACCGCGAGAGGGCCGGGCCCAGCTCAGCCTGGGGATCGCCGCCGCGCGGAACCTGGCCACCACCACCAAGAGCGTCCCGCAGACGCAGGGCATCAGCTCGAGGTGGCTGCTGCGCATGCTGCCCTGGGTGGAGGTGAAGGGCGGCACCTACCGGGTCAACCGGCGCCTGGTGTACGAGGTCGGAGACGGCCGGGTCACCTTCGTCCAGGACGGGGCCACGGTCCGGGTCGTCCCCGCGGAGCTGGGGGAACTGCCGCTGCTGCGCGGGTTCCACGACGACGGGGCGCTGCGGGCACTGGCTGAGCGCTGCCGGCAGCAGGAGTACGCACCCGGCCAGGTGATCGCCGAGCGGGGCGAGGCCGTCGACCACGTCTATCTCATCGCGCGCGGCAAGGTGGAGAAGGTCGGCACGGGAGCGCACGGCGAGGAGACCCGCAGCGGGGTGCTGGCCGACGGAGGCTTCTTCGGCGCGCAGACGGTGGCCGAGGAGCCGGGAGCGTGGGAATTCACGGCCCGCGCGATGACGGCGTGCACCGTCCTGGCCCTGCCCCGGGCCGCGTACGAGGAGGTGGCCGGCCGCAACGAGCGACTGCGGGCCCATGTCCGCCGGCGCGAGGCCGAGAAGGCACGGCCGCGGAACAGGAAGGGCGAGGCCGACATCGCCCTCGCGTCCGGCCACGCCGGCGAGCCGGTGTTGCCGGGCACCTTCGTCGACTACGAACTCGCCCCCCGCGAGTACGAGCTGAGCGTGGCCCAGACGATCCTGCGGGTGCACAGCCGGGTCGCCGACCTCTACAACGACCCGATGGACCAGGTCGAGCAGCAGCTGCGGCTGACCATCGAGGCGCTGCGCGAGCGCCAGGAGTCCGAGCTGGTCAACAACCCCGACTTCGGCCTGCTGCACAACGCCGACCACAGCCAGCGCATCTCCACCCACTCCGGCCCGCCCACCCCCGACGACATGGACGAGCTGCTGAGCATGCGGCGGGGGACCAAGGCGTTCTTCGCCCACCCCCGGGCCGTCTCCGCCCTCGCCCGCGAGTGCAACAAGCGCGGGCTGTCCTTCGACAGCGCCGACGTGGGCGGCCACCCGGTTCCCGCCTGGCGGGGTGTGCCGATCCTGCCCTGCGGCAAGATCCCCGTCTCGGACGCGGGCACCTCCGCCATCCTCGCCATGCGCCTGGGCGAGGCCGAACAAGGAGTGATCGGCCTGCGGCAGACCGGGATCCCCGACGAGTACGAGCCCGGCCTGAACGTACGGTTCATGGGCATCAACGACCAGGCCCTCATCTCCTACCTCGTCAGCACCTACTACTCGGCGGCCGTGCTCGTCCCCGACGCGGTCGGCGTCCTCGAGAACGTCGAGGTCTTCCACACCCCGTCCTGA
- a CDS encoding amidase domain-containing protein, translating into MNPSTFRSAVGAVLTVAVSAVLLPASAANAAAGSTPDSDTAASFGRIADAVLTERTAALLDTRSVRRAPLVSDSKVRLSAGLARAEDSALSSLRTRKSRLAGLGEAYTAADTKVTTGKPRVKNGRATVQVTETTTLTYKKIRGDEPATTGFQAHHEMNFAVTSGGKWELTGIKPTDEGPRAVNQPVTAAVASAGAPPKSTPASTSWPARSVRKTGTPGYDYAAMAAYAEKYWKNYNPAYRKFNDAGGDCTNFISQALKAGGWKNDSGTYSDYRNWWYNSSNQTISWVGANEWAWFTLSAKRATNLSNVYQMEVGDILQMDFERDGSKDHSMMTTYRSRSGVPYLTYHSTNTYRKSVASIVASNPGSVYFAYRT; encoded by the coding sequence GTGAATCCATCGACGTTCAGATCCGCGGTCGGTGCGGTACTGACGGTGGCCGTGTCGGCCGTGCTCCTGCCCGCCTCCGCGGCGAACGCGGCGGCGGGAAGCACGCCGGACAGCGACACGGCCGCGTCCTTCGGCCGCATCGCCGACGCCGTGCTGACCGAGCGCACGGCGGCGCTGCTGGACACCCGGTCGGTGCGACGGGCGCCGCTGGTCTCCGACAGCAAGGTGCGCCTGTCGGCCGGCCTCGCACGGGCGGAGGACAGCGCGCTGTCCTCGCTCCGCACCCGCAAGTCCCGGCTCGCCGGCCTGGGTGAGGCGTACACCGCCGCCGACACCAAGGTCACCACGGGCAAGCCGCGCGTCAAGAACGGGCGGGCCACCGTCCAGGTCACCGAGACCACGACGCTCACCTACAAGAAGATCCGTGGTGACGAGCCGGCGACGACCGGTTTCCAGGCCCACCACGAGATGAACTTCGCCGTCACGTCGGGCGGCAAGTGGGAACTGACGGGCATCAAGCCCACGGACGAGGGCCCCCGGGCGGTCAACCAGCCCGTGACGGCTGCCGTGGCGAGCGCGGGAGCTCCGCCCAAGAGCACCCCCGCCTCGACGTCCTGGCCGGCGCGGTCGGTGCGGAAGACGGGAACCCCCGGTTACGACTACGCGGCCATGGCGGCCTACGCGGAGAAGTACTGGAAGAACTACAACCCCGCCTACCGCAAGTTCAACGACGCCGGCGGTGACTGCACCAACTTCATCAGCCAGGCCCTGAAGGCGGGCGGCTGGAAGAACGACTCCGGCACGTACTCGGACTACCGCAACTGGTGGTACAACTCCTCGAACCAGACCATATCCTGGGTGGGTGCCAACGAGTGGGCCTGGTTCACCCTCTCCGCCAAGCGCGCGACCAATCTGTCCAACGTGTACCAGATGGAGGTCGGTGACATCCTGCAGATGGACTTCGAGCGGGACGGCTCGAAGGACCACTCCATGATGACCACCTACCGGAGCAGGAGCGGTGTCCCGTACCTGACTTACCACTCGACCAACACGTACCGGAAGTCGGTGGCGAGCATCGTGGCCTCCAACCCCGGCTCGGTCTACTTCGCCTACCGCACCTGA
- a CDS encoding geranyl diphosphate 2-C-methyltransferase, producing MTTTPAPAGVLRTAYQKSVAEYWNNEKDPVNLRLGDVDGLYHHHYGLGDYDPAVLEGPQETRDERIIEELHRLESAQADVLLDHLGPITPDQRLLDAGCGRGGTSIMANARFGCRADGVSISQAQVDFANDQARKRGVDDKVRYHFRNMLDTGLPTGAFQGIWNNESTMYVDLHELFAEHARQLAYGGRYVTITGCSNDVTGLRSKAVSRIDEHYTCNIHPRSAYFKAMAANGLVPINVVDLTAATIPYWELRAQSSLATGVEDPFLTAYREGSFHYLLIAADRI from the coding sequence ATGACGACCACGCCCGCCCCCGCCGGCGTCCTGCGCACCGCCTACCAGAAGTCCGTCGCGGAGTACTGGAACAACGAGAAGGACCCGGTCAACCTGCGCCTGGGCGACGTCGACGGTCTCTACCACCACCACTACGGCCTCGGCGACTACGACCCCGCCGTCCTGGAGGGCCCGCAGGAGACCCGGGACGAGCGCATCATCGAGGAGCTGCACCGGCTGGAGTCGGCCCAGGCCGACGTCCTCCTCGACCACCTGGGCCCCATCACCCCCGACCAGCGGCTCCTGGACGCCGGCTGCGGCCGCGGCGGCACCAGCATCATGGCCAACGCCCGCTTCGGCTGCCGGGCCGACGGCGTCTCCATCTCGCAGGCCCAGGTCGACTTCGCCAACGACCAGGCCCGCAAGCGGGGCGTGGACGACAAGGTCCGCTACCACTTCCGCAACATGCTGGACACCGGGCTGCCCACCGGCGCCTTCCAGGGCATCTGGAACAACGAGTCCACCATGTACGTGGACCTGCACGAACTCTTCGCCGAGCACGCCCGCCAGCTGGCCTACGGCGGTCGCTACGTCACCATCACCGGCTGCTCCAACGACGTCACGGGTCTGCGCTCCAAGGCGGTCAGCCGCATCGACGAGCACTACACCTGCAACATCCACCCGCGCAGCGCCTACTTCAAGGCCATGGCCGCCAACGGCCTCGTGCCCATCAACGTCGTCGACCTCACGGCCGCCACGATCCCGTACTGGGAGCTGCGCGCCCAGTCCTCCCTCGCCACCGGCGTCGAGGACCCGTTCCTGACCGCGTACCGCGAAGGCAGCTTCCACTACCTCCTCATCGCCGCCGACCGGATCTGA
- a CDS encoding family 2 encapsulin nanocompartment cargo protein terpene cyclase produces MSLLSRITAPTARHDVARLAATLLTHHQGIRRPAPRTLPGTAAPRPAGTALPSGPTGLGTSAARLAVRKTAEALHDGRGERGGGVPELYCPPVLRDDPALGQEVNDRLVEWADEVGIYAGRLDRVRAADFGRLMMLAHPDTDEPDRLLAAGKCALAEWATDDYYCDDTTVGSRPELLGSHLGLAYAALDPAHLPSRYASAWERDMGSDPVRVALRSGLAHLGRYAEPSQVARLRHEVAVLFVGYGQEGSWRSRGHMPSVHEYLAHRQINSFLPCIALTDVVGGYALSATEYADPRVRRAVTTAATASTLVNDLYSMTKEHHSSDVEFNLPLVIAEEERCSTREAIERSVEIHDELVRAFEAEAAALVLIGSPELRRFLAGVWAWLGGNRAWHSGSPRYNGA; encoded by the coding sequence GTGTCACTGCTGTCCCGGATCACCGCGCCCACGGCCCGCCACGACGTGGCGCGGCTGGCGGCCACGCTGCTCACCCACCACCAGGGCATCCGCCGTCCGGCGCCGAGGACACTGCCCGGAACCGCCGCCCCCCGCCCGGCGGGCACCGCCCTGCCCTCCGGGCCGACGGGACTGGGCACCTCCGCCGCCCGTCTCGCCGTCAGGAAAACGGCCGAGGCTCTCCACGACGGCCGGGGCGAGCGCGGCGGCGGTGTCCCGGAGCTGTACTGCCCGCCCGTGCTCCGGGACGACCCGGCGCTCGGCCAGGAGGTCAACGACCGCCTGGTGGAGTGGGCCGACGAGGTCGGCATCTACGCGGGCCGCCTCGACCGCGTCCGCGCGGCCGACTTCGGGCGTCTGATGATGCTGGCCCACCCCGACACCGACGAGCCGGACCGGCTGCTCGCCGCGGGAAAGTGCGCGCTGGCGGAATGGGCCACGGACGACTACTACTGCGACGACACGACCGTGGGCTCCAGGCCGGAACTCCTCGGCTCGCACCTCGGGCTCGCCTACGCCGCCCTCGACCCCGCCCACCTCCCGTCCCGGTACGCGTCCGCGTGGGAAAGGGACATGGGGAGCGACCCCGTACGCGTCGCCCTGCGCTCGGGCCTGGCGCACCTGGGCCGGTACGCGGAGCCGTCGCAGGTGGCCCGGTTGCGGCACGAGGTCGCCGTTCTCTTCGTCGGCTACGGCCAGGAAGGCTCCTGGCGGTCCCGCGGCCACATGCCCAGCGTCCACGAATACCTGGCTCACCGTCAGATCAACAGCTTCCTCCCCTGCATCGCCCTGACCGACGTGGTCGGCGGCTACGCGCTGTCCGCCACCGAATACGCCGACCCCCGGGTGCGCCGCGCCGTGACGACGGCCGCGACGGCCTCGACGCTCGTCAACGACCTGTACTCGATGACGAAGGAACACCACTCCTCCGACGTGGAGTTCAACCTGCCCCTCGTGATCGCCGAGGAGGAGCGCTGCTCGACGCGCGAGGCGATCGAGCGGAGCGTGGAGATCCACGACGAGCTGGTGCGCGCCTTCGAGGCGGAGGCCGCGGCCCTCGTCCTCATCGGATCGCCCGAGCTGCGCCGGTTCCTCGCGGGCGTGTGGGCCTGGCTCGGCGGCAACCGCGCATGGCACAGCGGCAGCCCCCGCTACAACGGCGCGTGA